The Anaerolineae bacterium genome includes the window CTGGTCAGGTCAGACAGGCCAAGGGAGAGGCTTGCCAGGATTCCAAGGCCTCTCAGTCCGGCGGCTGCAGGATCTTTCACCTGGCGGATGGGGCGTCCGAGGACGTCGGAAAAAATCTGGCACCATATGGCTGAAGAAGCCCCTCCTCCTATGATGTTAATTTCCCCCAATCTCCTTCCAATAAATCCTTCCACACAGGAAAGGAGCCACCGCAGGTTAAAGGCAACTCCTTCCATCACTGCTCTCACCATTTCGGCCCGTGTAGTGTTAAGGGAGAGGTTGAAGAAGCATCCCCGGAGGGAAGGGTCTTCCACTGGTGTGCGTTCCCCATAGAGCCATGGGGCAAAAATAACTCCGCCGCTTCCCGGCGGGGCAGAACTTGCAAGGTCCTCAAGTTTCTTGTAGGGATTTTCCGGCCAGGAGGCATCCTGCCCAAAGAAAAGGTTGAGAAGGAAAGTCAAGCATGAGCCAGCGCATTCCTGTTCGTTAGCGATGAAGTATCTTCCGGGTAGAGCTGAAGGCAGGGAACCCATGTTGTGTAACAGGTCCGTTTTCTTAAAGGGTACATGACAGGAAAGCCATGAAGAAGTTCCGACGTAAATGTGGGGCTCGTAGTCCCGCAGGGCTCCTGAACCCAGTATGGAAGCATGATAGTCGGGGGTGGAGATGACCACCGGGATTCCCGGAGGGAGCCCCAGTTCTTCAGCGGGGCCAGGCAGAAGAGGCCCGAGGACATGGGTAGTTGGGTAAAGGTCAGGAAGCTTTTCTTCCTCAATGCCCGCCAAACGCATAAGTCGCTTGTCATACCGGACTTTCCAGATATTGCGGTTATCGGTTAGCCAGTGAAGGGCTATAGTGGCATAATCGGAAGCTATCTTTCCGGTTAATCTAAGGTTGAAGTAGTCCTTGAGCTCAAGGAACTTGTAAGCCGCTCTGTAGATTTCCGGCCGCTCGTTCTTCAGGAAAAGGATATGTCCGATGGGGTCCTTTCCTGCGTGAGTTGGAATGCCGCCAGTGAGTCTCACCCATATGAAGATTTTATCAAGGCCGTATCCCTGGAGGTTAACAAGGCCCCGGGTTATTTCTCTCACATATGGAGCCCCTCTGGTATCCATCCACATTATTGTATTCCCGATAGGTTTACCGTCTCTGTCCACAGGAACAGTGGTGGACCATGGAGAAGTTATAGCTATGGCGGCGATGCGCTCTGGGGGGAAGGGATATTCTTCCCACAAGCGGCGGATGGTGCTTGAAATCACGGCCCAGCATTCTTCAGGGTTCTGCTCAGCACCACCTTTCGGCAGGAAATAAAGTGGAGCCGACTTTTCGCTTTTAACCCAAGCTAGGACTTCACCGTAGGGGGTTACGAAACCGGCCTTGCAAGAGGTTGTTCCACTATCAACGGCAAGGATCAGATATCTGTCCTCCACCATCATGGTTTCCCTCCTGGCCCCTTTGCCAGCTCTGAACTAAAATTTACCTCCTGCTTTGGAGGCCTCGTCGTGGCGGTTTCAGGAAAACCTGCTATCTTCTGCGAAGTTCTATTCCTCTCGCCCTTCTCTAAGGGCTATTTAGATTTGGAAAATTTAAGAGGCCTTATGCCGTTGTAGACTTTCCCTGCGGTTAGGATGCGGAGAATACGGTAAGGGTCTCTGGTCCCTATTTTGTCCCCGTATTTTTCAGCCAACTCCGCTGCTGAAAGGGGTTCGTTGCGGTTGGTTAAAAATATCCGGAAAACAGCTGTAGTGATGGGTAATTCAGGGCTTATATAATCAGGTTTCTGGCTACAGCACGCTACAAGGGTTTCCCAGAGGCCGTTCAATTGCCTTACTTCCGCTGTCTCAGGATCTATCCAATCAATAAAGACGACTTTGTCAAAATCCCTAAAACGTTCCTTGCATTCCGGACACAACTCCTCGTAAAGGAAGTAGTTGAAATCTTTGCCTTCTTTTTCCCACCAGTCCAGGTCTATATGAAGCTTAGTGTCAACGCTCACCAACCCTTTCATTTTCCCAACCTCTAAATTTTGCTTTCGTCGAAGGACCAATAGCCGCTGCCTTTGTATATAAAGCACGGATGGGTGTTCAGCTCAGCCAGGAGGGGAGCAGGTGGACACCGCTTTATGAAGTTAACCGCCGTGTAGAGAGTTAGGAAGTGGACCGTGCCCTGGGGGCTGAGTTTCAAAAGTTCGGGGAATATTTGCACCAGGACTTCGTAGAGACTTCTGGCGCTTGCATCCAATTTCCGCTTAATAGCGTCTATTTTCTCCCTGTCCCCATCCACGATCATCATGAGCTCATCAAAATCGCAGGTAAGCTGTCTGAGCTGGATTTCAAAGGTGAGGCGTTCATTCTGCACCCGCGCCACTTTTACCCAGTCCTTTTTAATACGTCGTGGGGTATATCTCACGATTACCTCTGTAGGCCCCCTGCCTTTAGTGAGGGTTATGTAAGTTCCAGCCATAGCTCCTATCTTTTCGTACCAATCCTTCAATCCTGCCACGTATTTCCGGGCATGCAGGGCCCAGCCGTAGAACTTCTCCCCTTTTACCCCATCTATAAAGTTTATAAGGGTTACGTCGGATTCGCCTTCGGGGAAGAAGGGGGCTGTCCTGGGGGTTATGGGCAGAGTGCCTGCCCTTAAATGGTGATAGGGCAAGGCTATGGTGACATTATCTCCCGTTTTTACGGACGGCAGGAAAGAGTCCCATTCGGTAGCTTCATCCTCTATTTTCAGGATAATTTCCACCAGTTCACGGGCAAGAGCTTCTTTTTTATAGGGCAGAGGCAAATAAACGAGTCTTTCGGATTCCTGGGCCACTTCGGGGGGCTCAAAACGCCGCAGGAACCACATGGGCTGGCCTTTAGGCCCTACCTGAGAAAAGCGCTTATCTTGAGCCATGGCTATATTGAGAGAGAAAATCTGGAGGTTTGTGGGGTATGAGCTGGGAAGTTCCAGGTGCTTGAGGATCTCTGTGGGGCTCAGAGGCCGCTGAGCTACTTCTATAGCCGCTTCGGCTATGTTGAGGTGGCCTTCATGGATTTCAGGCATAAGAGCTCTCAGGAACCACAAATTGCCAAAGGATACGAATTCTTCTTCCGAAGAAAGCTTCCTGGTGATGGCAGAACCTATGACGTGGCCATAGCGTTCAACAAAGGCATTAATATCAATCCCATAGCGAGCAAGCCAATCCTCCAGGGTTTCCTGGTCAAGCTTGTGGGGCTTTTTTAGAGAGGAGGCGAATTCTTTGACCTCACCACCATCGGAAAATTTGACCTTTATAACTTCAAATTCTCCGTAATCGGGATTATAGCCAGGCCTTACCCCCAAAACAGTAGCCCTGGCGAAACCGAAGGAGGGGAAGAAAATTTCTTGCCCTGTCTTATAGGAATTGCTCGGTCTGTAAATTAAACCCTCTTCCTCCAGCTTCGCCAGCTTCTCTTTCTGCTTTTCCCTTGCTCTTTCAACCAAAGCCAGAACAAGCTCTTCTAAGGGTAAGGGTTTGCCTTTTTCCAGGATAAGCTCGTATAATAGCTCAATATCTTCGTGCTTTAGCTCAAAATCTTCCCATCCGGATTGCTCCAGCAACATTAAGCCCTCCACAGCCTTTCCGCCTTTTTTCCGACAGAAACCGCTTAATTATACTAATTTTCCAGCCTTAAGGCAACTTCCCGTGGTCCATCACGCAAAACGTTACCGCACTTTACCTAAGGGCAGGATGGACGTGGAAGATTATCAATACCTGCGCTGGATGAAAAACGAGACCACAAGGCCAACTGTCGGGGGTGCAGCCCGTAAACGCGGCGTGGCCCTGCCTGGGGCCCTGACAACCGAGTCATTGTCGCCACAGTCGCTCAGGCTCTGCGGATGGCAGGTCACCCTGGTCCAGCGAAGAGTTAGCCCAGATAATTCCTCTTCCCCGCTCTTCCAGATATGTTAACCTCTGGCGGCGAGACATGCCGATGTTTCGCTACCCGGACAATGGCTTTGCCTTTTCCGACGCCCACCTGATTCTCTCCACCATGGGTGGCTTGCGTGCAACCTGTTGGGATGCGAACGCCTGGACGCCTGAATTGTATCTATGAGGGGGTTCCATTGCATTTCAATTTTTCTGGTTTGCTCCCTTGTATGAAAATGGTATAATATAATAAAAGCGACGAACGGGAGGAGTAGGCGGGGGGAGGCGCCAGAGAGGGAGGGTCGGCGGCTGTAAACCCTCCTCGCTCAAAGCCCGCCGAAGGTCGCCCGGGAGCTGGGGGGATGAAAGGTAAGTAGTCCTTCACGGGGAAGGGCCCGTTACAGCCCAGAAGTGCCACCTCACCTGAGGGTGGAAGCAAGGTGGTACCGCGGAAGGCTCATGCCCCTTCCGTCCTTGCGGCGGAAGGGGTTTTTTAATAATCGGCTCAAGGAGGGTGAAAGATGCATAGATTGCCTAAAACCTATGACCACAAAAAGGTGGAAGAACGAATATACAAAATGTGGGAGGAAGGTGGATTCTTCACCCCCAAAATTGACCCCGCCAAAAAGCCCTTCGTTATTTCTATGCCACCTCCTAACGTGACTGGGGAACTTCACCTGGGCCACGCTATAACCGCCTCCATTGAAGACCTCATGATCCGATACCACCGGATGAAAGGCGACCCCACCCTGTGGGTTCCGGGAGAGGATCATGCAGGAATAGCTACTCAGAATGTGGTAGAAAGGGAATTAGCCAAAGAGGGCCTAACCCGCCACGACCTCGGAAGAGAGAAATTTGAGGAAAGGGTCTGGGAGTGGGTCCGGAAATATCGCTCCATAATCGCCAACCAGCACCGACGCCTGGGAGCCTCCTGCGATTGGACCAGGGAACGCTTCACTCTGGACGAAGGACTGAACCGAGCTGTAAGAGAAGCTTTTGTCAGGCTTTATGAAAAAGGACTTATTTACCGGGGGGAGTATATAATAAACTGGTGCCCCCGCTGCGCCACAACCCTGGCCGATCTGGAGGTGGACCACGAGGAAGAAGAGGGGACCCTCTGGTATGTCAAATACCCCCTTGTAAACGAGCAATGGAAAGGCCCTCAGGGAGAATGGGGGACTGGGAACTGGAGCAAGGGTGCCACTGAATTCATCATTGTGGCTACCACCAGGCCCGAAACCATCCTGGGCGATACAGCTGTAGCCGTTCACCCTGATGATGAACGCTATAAACACCTGGTAGGGCGCACCGCCATCCTGCCGGCCCTCGGACGTCCGATACCCATAATAGCCGATGAAGCTGTAGATAGAGATTTTGGTACCGGAGCAGTCAAAGTTACCCCTGCCCACGACCCCACCGATTACGAAATAGGTCGCCGCCGGGGGTTGCCTGCTGTAAACGTCATGAACGCAGATGCCACTATGAACCAGGAAGCAGGCCCTTACCAGGGGCTGGACCGTTTCGAGTGTCGCCGTCGTATACTTCAGGATCTGGAAAAAGAAGGCCTCATCTCCAAAACAGAACCGCACCTCCACGCTCCAGGCAGATGTTACCGTTGCCAGACCCTCATAGAACCCCGGATATCAATCCAGTGGTTTGTTCGCTCCAAACCCCTCGCCGAAAAAGCTATAGCCGTAGTCAAAGAAGGCCAGATCCGCATCATCCCTGAAAGGTTTGAGAAAGTTTACTTCGACTGGATGGAAAACATCAAAGACTGGTGCATAAGCCGACAGCTCTGGTGGGGACACCGCATCCCCGTCTGGTACTGCGATGATTGTGGAGCAGAAATGGCCCTCCGGGAGGATCCTCAGAATTGTCCCAGATGCGGAAGCACTAAAATACGTCAGGATGAGGATGTCCTCGATACCTGGTTCAGCTCAGCCCTGTGGCCTTTTTCCACCCTGGGCTGGCCCGATGACACCGAAGACATGCGTTATTTCTACCCCACCACTGTAATGGAAACAGGCTACGACATCCTCTTCTTCTGGGTCGCCAGGATGATCATGATGGGCCTGGAATGCACGGGCAAAATCCCCTTCAGTATCGTTTACCTCCACGGCCTTGTGCGGGATGAGAAGGGCCGTAAGATGAGCAAATCCCTCGGGAACGTCATAGACCCCGTGGATATCATGGACCGTTACGGGACCGATGCCCTTCGCTTCACCTTACTCACTGGCTCCTCTCCCGGGAGTGACATGAAGCTTTCCCTTCAGAAAGTTGAAGGAAGCCGCAATTTTGCCAATAAACTGTGGAATGCAGCCCGCCTCGTCCTCTCTAACCTCCCCAAAAGCTGGAGACCTCAGGGGATCCCGGAAAGAGAAAAGCTCCCCCTGCCCGAACGCTGGATCCTTTCAAGGCTTCAGAACCTTATAAAAGAAGTCACTGACCTTATGGAAGCTTTCCAGTTCGGGGAAGGGGGCCGCAGACTCTACGAGTTCATATGGGGTGAATACTGCGACTGGTACCTGGAATTGATAAAGCCCAGGCTCTATGGGCTCGACCCCCAGGCCACGGATCTGGTAAGGGAAGTAGCGGTTCACGTCCTGGATAGAGTGTTGCGCCTTCTCCATCCCTACATGCCTTTCATTACCGAAGAGCTATGGAGCTACCTTCCCAATACCCATACTCCTCTCATAGTTGCCCCCTGGCCTGAATTCAATCCAAACTTTCTGGATGAAGGAGCAGAGAAGGACCTGGAACTGTTCATAGAAACAGTGCGAACCATACGAAATGCCCGGACTGAATATCGAGTTGAGCCTGGCAAGCGCATCCACGCCATAATTGCGGCAGGGGAAAAAACCTCAATTTTTAATTCCCTCAGAAAAGAGCTTGCCTTCCTGGCGCACTTGGATGAGGAAAAACTCACCATAGAAGAGGAAGTTCACTCCAGGCCACCCGGCGCAGTTGCCCTCACAGCCGGAACCATTGAAATTTACCTTCCCCTGGCTGAGATTATAGATCTGGAAGCGGAAAGGAAGCGGCTTCTCAGGGAAAAGTCTGAGGCAGAAGAGGAAGTTGCCCGGGCCGAAGCACTCTTAGCCAACAGAGAATTTCTGGAAAAAGCCCCCCAGGAAGTTGTGGAAAAACACAGAATAAGGTTAGAGGAGGCAAAAGCCAGGGCCGAAAAAATCGCAAAGCTCCTGGAAGCTATAACCCCACAACAGTAAAAGGAGAGGAGCCATGAACGAAGAATACCCTCTGGCTGAACTACACCGCCATCTGGATGGAAACATACGTCTGGAGACAATACTGGACCTGGGCCGTAAACATCGTCTCCCTCTTCCAGCGTGGGACGTAGAAGGGCTTCGTCCTTACGTTCAGGTCTCAACGCCTCAGCCCGGTCTCTTAGCTTTTTTCACCAAGTTTGAGTGGATGAAAAAGGTGCTGGTGGACTACGATGCCTGTCGCCGTGTGGCTTATGAAAACGTGGAAGATGCCTTCAGGGAAGGGATCAAATACATTGAACTGCGTTTCTCCCCTCTTTTTATGGCCGAAGAACACCATCTGGACCCCGTGGGCGTGGTAAGGGCTGTGTGCGAAGGAGTTGACCAGGGTATGAGGGATTTCCCGATTGAGGTGCGGCTCATAGGAATTCTATCCAGAACTTATGGGCCCGAACTTTGCTGGAAAGAACTTGAAGCTATCCTCAAAGGCCGCGATGAAAAACTCATAGGGGTGGACCTTGCGGGAGATGAAATCCACTTCCCGGGTAGCCTTTTCGTAGAGCACTTCCGAAAAGTGCGAGAAGCTGGCCTTCACATTACCATTCACGCTGGAGAAGTCACAGGCCCTGAAAGCATCCGTCAGGCAGTTCTGGAACTGGGAGCCGAAAGGATTGGACACGCCACCTCCGCCGTAAAAGACCCATCCGTTATGGACCTGCTGGCAGAAAAAGGCATAGGCATTGAGGTATGCCCCACCAGCAACCTCCAAACAGGTGTGGTGAAATCCTACCGTGAACACCCATTACCCGTATTCCTGGAACGAGGCCTCTTAGCTACCCTCAACACCGATGACCCAGGAATAAGCAACATCACCTTGGAACATGAATACAAGGTAGCAAGAGAAGAGATAGGCCTGAGCGAAGAGCAAATCAGAAAGCTAAAGGAAAACGCCTGGAAGGTGGCCTTTAAACCCCGCTAATTTGGCGGAGAAGCCCTTAAATGGTAAAATTGATGTGAAGTTAAACCCTTCTCGGGAGGTAAGCGATGAAGCTTGATCCCAGAGCCCGCTATACCAAAACCCATGAATGGGTCAGATTGGATGGCCCTGAAGCCACCTGCGGGATAACCGATTACGCTCAAACCCAGCTTTCCGATGTAGTCTATGTGGAGCTCCCAGACGTAGGAGATGTCTTCTCCCAGGGCGATGCCTTTGGGGTTATCGAATCTGTAAAAGCTGCCGCCGATTGTTATATGCCCATGAGCGGACAGATTACCGCTGTAAACGAAGCTCTCTCCACTGCCCCTGAGCTTGTCAACAAAGACCCCTACGGCGAAGGCTGGCTCATCCGTTTCCGCCCCACCAAGCCTTCCGAGTGGGATGCCCTCATGAGCCCTGAGGAATACGAGAAATTTGTAGCTGAAGAAGAAGCCAAGGGAGGTCGCTGATGAATAACCCTTATATCCCTTCTACCGATAAAGATCGGGAAGAAATGCTCCGGGCTATAGGCGTGGAAAACATTGAAGAACTCTTCTCCGACATCCCCCCTCAGGTCCGATACGTGAAATTCAACCTTCCTGAACCGCTTTCCGAGGTTGAAATCCTGCGGGAAATCCGTCAGATGGCCGAAATGAATGCTGACCTGGATCATTACACCTGCTTTTTGGGGGCTGGAGCTTACAACCACTTTATACCCAGCGTTGTCAAGCATATCCTGAGCAGGGGTGAATTCTACACCGCTTATACCCCCTACCAACCGGAAATAAGCCAGGGCACCCTTCAGAGCATATTTGAGTATCAGACCATGATTTGCCAGCTTACAGGCATGGAAGTGGCCAACGCCTCCCACTACGATGGTGCAACTTCTATGGCCGAAGCAGCCCTTATGGCCTACAACATACACCGCCGCAAGCGCCGCAAAATCATCGTTTCCCCAGCCGTCCACCCCGAATACCGTCAGGTTCTGCGCGCCTATATCCGGGGCATGGATATGGACGTAATAGGAGATGAAGATCTGGAAGCTGACATCCATGACCTTTTGAAATTTTTGGATCAGGATACCATCTGTTTCATCATCCAGAACCCCAACTTTTTCGGCGAACTGGAACCGGTGGAAGGCCTGGCGGAGAGAATCCATGAGGTTGGCGCCATCTTTGTGGTGGTGGTTGACCCAATATCCCTCGGGCTTTTCAAGCCCCCTGGCCAGTATGGAGCCGACATAGTTGTAGGAGAGGGGCAGCCCCTGGGGAATCCTGTGGCCTTTGGTGGGCCATATCTGGGGATATTTGCCACCAAAATGGAATACGTCCACAGGATGCCGGGGCGCCTTGTGGGAGAGACAGTGGATGTCGAGGGTAAGCGAGGCTTCGTGCTGACCCTTTCCGCCAGGGAGCAACACATACGGCGCGAGAAGGCTACCTCCAACATCTGTACCAATCAAGCCCTCTGTGCTTTAGCCGCTGGTGTTTACCTGGCTACCATGGGCAAAGAGGGGCTGAGGAAAGTGGCCGAACTCTGCTACCATAAAGCCCACTATGCCGCCAGGCGTATCGGAGAGATCCCTGGCTACCAAGTGATCAACAAAAAACCCTTCTTCAAAGAGTTCGTGGTGCGCTGTCCTATCCCTCCTGAAGAGATAAACCGTCAGCTCCTTCAGCACAAAATCATTGGCGGGTATGATTTAGGCCGCGACTATCCACATCTTAAAAATTGCATGCTCCTGTGCGTGACCGAAATGAACACCAGGGAGGAAATTGACCGATTGGTGGATCTGCTTAAAGCAATGGCTTAAACTCAACTGTGAGCGAGACAATCTCCTGTGGGCAGATAATCAAGGGCGAGAAAGTGTCAGAGGAGTTTGATGGTGCTCTATAGGAGCCTTAAAATCAGGAAACGATCAGCCAGCTTGCCCCCAAGTGGGACTTTTAACCGTAGCGAATCTCAGACCTACAATGGTGGGAAATAATCGGGGGTTGAAAGGAGCGAAAACCCTTTGTTCCTGGGGCTGAGAGATATATTTGCTTCGCTCTTCGCGGGCAAAGCGAAGCAATATCTTGATAGCAGGATTTAAAGCACAGGCAAGCTGTTGTTAACCTAATAATCGGAGGTGGCCTATGGAACACGTCAAAATAGGCATTATTGGAGGAAGCGGCCTTTACAAAATGGAAGGTTTTACTGACGTAGAAGAGGTGAAAGTTTCGACCCCCTTCGGTGACCCATCCGACGCCATAGTAATAGGGACTCTGGAGGGAAAAAGGGTCGCTTTCCTCCCAAGGCACGGCCGTGGCCATCGCATAATGCCCAGCGAAATTAATTACCGGGCCAACATCTGGGCTCTTAAATCCCTCGGCGTCGAAAGGATAATAGCCGTAAGCGCTTGTGGCTCCATGAAAGAGGAAATCGCCCCAAGGGACATCGTCATTCCAGATCAGCTCTTTGACCATACCAAAGGGAAAAGAGCTTATTCTTTCTTCGGAGATGGGATAGTAGTCCACGTATCCTTTGCTGAACCGTTCTGCCCGGAACTCTCAGAGCTCGTTTACCAAGCTGTGAAAAAGACTGGCGCAAGAGTCCACAGAGGAGGAACCTTTATCGTTATTGAGGGGCCTCGTTTTTCATCAAAAGGTGAATCCCGCATCTACCGTCAGTGGGGTGTGGATATAATCGGGATGACGGCCTCTCCAGAAGCCCAGCTGGCCCGAGAAGCCGAGATCTGCTACTCAGTAATGGCTCACGTTACCGACTACGACGTCTGGCATGAAACCGAAGAGCCTGTTACAGCTGAAATGGTGATAAGAAACTTGGAAGCCAACGTGAAAATAGCTCAAGAAGCTCTCCGTTACCTCATTTCCGCTATCCCCGAAGAGAGGACCTGCGCATGCTCGCGGGCCCTGGCTGATGCCATCGTCACCCAGAGAGATCTTATTCCCCAGGAGCTCAAAGAAAAACTTCGTTTGCTCATAGGCAAATACATTCAATGATTATCAAAATCCGGGACTTGTTATCCAGACCCAAAATTTTACTGGCCTTAGGGATTGTTCTGGCTCTTCTTGCGGGAGCGGGTGTATATTTCAACCTGCTTACATTGAAGAAGCCCGCTCTGTCCCCTTCTCAGAAGGAATGGCTTGCCCGCAAAGGCAAAATCGTAATCGCTGGGGATTATGCTTTTCCTCCGTTTGAATACGTGGAAGGGAACGAGTACAAAGGCTTCAACGTAGACCTGGTCTATTCCCTCGCTCTCAACCTGGGTGTAGAAGTTGAGATAAGGCCGATGCTCTGGGAAGAGGCGCGCAGAGCTCTGGAAGAAGGCCGGGTTGATGCCATCCAAGGGATGCGCTATACCCCCGAAAGAGCCACCATTTACAGCTTCTCCCGCCCATTCCTCCAGAGTTACTCCACTATCTTCATCCTGGCAGACCGCCAGGGTATCTCTTCCGTTAACGACCTTAAGGGCCTCAAAGTAGCAGTTCAGAAAGGCGATGTCTCATACGATTACCTGAGCACCTTGCCCGAAATCAACATCCTGGCAGTTGAAACCCAGGAGGAAGGGTTAGAACTTCTCCTGGAAGGAAAGGTAGATGCCTTCGTTGGAAACAAATGGGTCGGCCTTTTCATCCTTAAGAAAGCCGGAGCCGAGGAAAAGGTAAAAACAGTAGGGGCTCCCCTTTTCCCATCCCCTTACTGTATGGCTGTCAGGAAGGGCGAGGAAGAACTTCTCTCCATCCTTAACACTGGCCTTGAGATCCTGGAAAGCAACAGCACCCTGGCAGCTCTTTATCAGAAATGGTTTGGCACCTCTGCGGAGATTCACCCCAGAATAGCAGTTATGCCTTTGCTTATCCGCGTCTCTGGACTTGTAATTTTCCTCTTTTTAACAACCTTCTTCCTCTACATCTGGAACTTAACCCTTCGCCGGGAAGTGCGCAAAAGCGTGACGGTCGAAAAAACTCTGCGAGAACGCCTCAAAGCCCTCTACGAGCTGAGCCGTAAACTCCCCCTCCTCTCAGATGAACGGGAGATAGCCCAAGTAGTAATAACCATAGCCCGGGATGTGGTGGGAGTTTCCTCATCCAGTCTCTGGCTTCTGGATGAAAGCCG containing:
- a CDS encoding FGGY-family carbohydrate kinase gives rise to the protein MMVEDRYLILAVDSGTTSCKAGFVTPYGEVLAWVKSEKSAPLYFLPKGGAEQNPEECWAVISSTIRRLWEEYPFPPERIAAIAITSPWSTTVPVDRDGKPIGNTIMWMDTRGAPYVREITRGLVNLQGYGLDKIFIWVRLTGGIPTHAGKDPIGHILFLKNERPEIYRAAYKFLELKDYFNLRLTGKIASDYATIALHWLTDNRNIWKVRYDKRLMRLAGIEEEKLPDLYPTTHVLGPLLPGPAEELGLPPGIPVVISTPDYHASILGSGALRDYEPHIYVGTSSWLSCHVPFKKTDLLHNMGSLPSALPGRYFIANEQECAGSCLTFLLNLFFGQDASWPENPYKKLEDLASSAPPGSGGVIFAPWLYGERTPVEDPSLRGCFFNLSLNTTRAEMVRAVMEGVAFNLRWLLSCVEGFIGRRLGEINIIGGGASSAIWCQIFSDVLGRPIRQVKDPAAAGLRGLGILASLSLGLSDLTSCTRDVTVVKTFEPDPDNQRIYSEIFETFIEFYRRNRPLYHRLNPI
- a CDS encoding valine--tRNA ligase; protein product: MHRLPKTYDHKKVEERIYKMWEEGGFFTPKIDPAKKPFVISMPPPNVTGELHLGHAITASIEDLMIRYHRMKGDPTLWVPGEDHAGIATQNVVERELAKEGLTRHDLGREKFEERVWEWVRKYRSIIANQHRRLGASCDWTRERFTLDEGLNRAVREAFVRLYEKGLIYRGEYIINWCPRCATTLADLEVDHEEEEGTLWYVKYPLVNEQWKGPQGEWGTGNWSKGATEFIIVATTRPETILGDTAVAVHPDDERYKHLVGRTAILPALGRPIPIIADEAVDRDFGTGAVKVTPAHDPTDYEIGRRRGLPAVNVMNADATMNQEAGPYQGLDRFECRRRILQDLEKEGLISKTEPHLHAPGRCYRCQTLIEPRISIQWFVRSKPLAEKAIAVVKEGQIRIIPERFEKVYFDWMENIKDWCISRQLWWGHRIPVWYCDDCGAEMALREDPQNCPRCGSTKIRQDEDVLDTWFSSALWPFSTLGWPDDTEDMRYFYPTTVMETGYDILFFWVARMIMMGLECTGKIPFSIVYLHGLVRDEKGRKMSKSLGNVIDPVDIMDRYGTDALRFTLLTGSSPGSDMKLSLQKVEGSRNFANKLWNAARLVLSNLPKSWRPQGIPEREKLPLPERWILSRLQNLIKEVTDLMEAFQFGEGGRRLYEFIWGEYCDWYLELIKPRLYGLDPQATDLVREVAVHVLDRVLRLLHPYMPFITEELWSYLPNTHTPLIVAPWPEFNPNFLDEGAEKDLELFIETVRTIRNARTEYRVEPGKRIHAIIAAGEKTSIFNSLRKELAFLAHLDEEKLTIEEEVHSRPPGAVALTAGTIEIYLPLAEIIDLEAERKRLLREKSEAEEEVARAEALLANREFLEKAPQEVVEKHRIRLEEAKARAEKIAKLLEAITPQQ
- the add gene encoding adenosine deaminase, which codes for MNEEYPLAELHRHLDGNIRLETILDLGRKHRLPLPAWDVEGLRPYVQVSTPQPGLLAFFTKFEWMKKVLVDYDACRRVAYENVEDAFREGIKYIELRFSPLFMAEEHHLDPVGVVRAVCEGVDQGMRDFPIEVRLIGILSRTYGPELCWKELEAILKGRDEKLIGVDLAGDEIHFPGSLFVEHFRKVREAGLHITIHAGEVTGPESIRQAVLELGAERIGHATSAVKDPSVMDLLAEKGIGIEVCPTSNLQTGVVKSYREHPLPVFLERGLLATLNTDDPGISNITLEHEYKVAREEIGLSEEQIRKLKENAWKVAFKPR
- the gcvH gene encoding glycine cleavage system protein GcvH translates to MKLDPRARYTKTHEWVRLDGPEATCGITDYAQTQLSDVVYVELPDVGDVFSQGDAFGVIESVKAAADCYMPMSGQITAVNEALSTAPELVNKDPYGEGWLIRFRPTKPSEWDALMSPEEYEKFVAEEEAKGGR
- the gcvPA gene encoding aminomethyl-transferring glycine dehydrogenase subunit GcvPA, producing the protein MNNPYIPSTDKDREEMLRAIGVENIEELFSDIPPQVRYVKFNLPEPLSEVEILREIRQMAEMNADLDHYTCFLGAGAYNHFIPSVVKHILSRGEFYTAYTPYQPEISQGTLQSIFEYQTMICQLTGMEVANASHYDGATSMAEAALMAYNIHRRKRRKIIVSPAVHPEYRQVLRAYIRGMDMDVIGDEDLEADIHDLLKFLDQDTICFIIQNPNFFGELEPVEGLAERIHEVGAIFVVVVDPISLGLFKPPGQYGADIVVGEGQPLGNPVAFGGPYLGIFATKMEYVHRMPGRLVGETVDVEGKRGFVLTLSAREQHIRREKATSNICTNQALCALAAGVYLATMGKEGLRKVAELCYHKAHYAARRIGEIPGYQVINKKPFFKEFVVRCPIPPEEINRQLLQHKIIGGYDLGRDYPHLKNCMLLCVTEMNTREEIDRLVDLLKAMA
- the mtnP gene encoding S-methyl-5'-thioadenosine phosphorylase is translated as MEHVKIGIIGGSGLYKMEGFTDVEEVKVSTPFGDPSDAIVIGTLEGKRVAFLPRHGRGHRIMPSEINYRANIWALKSLGVERIIAVSACGSMKEEIAPRDIVIPDQLFDHTKGKRAYSFFGDGIVVHVSFAEPFCPELSELVYQAVKKTGARVHRGGTFIVIEGPRFSSKGESRIYRQWGVDIIGMTASPEAQLAREAEICYSVMAHVTDYDVWHETEEPVTAEMVIRNLEANVKIAQEALRYLISAIPEERTCACSRALADAIVTQRDLIPQELKEKLRLLIGKYIQ